In Raphanus sativus cultivar WK10039 chromosome 5, ASM80110v3, whole genome shotgun sequence, the following proteins share a genomic window:
- the LOC108858075 gene encoding heat stress transcription factor A-4a-like: MHVPVTVTDDSLSSFYKGLYAVVDDPSLDSVVSWSKDKKSFVIWDPIEFQRRVLPQRRILSLNFSLFMADLKYYGFIRVKGSKHRYHIGHPKYFVRGKPALMKKMQEERIHKFEQARAMRKKAKARAMELADSLGGLAL; the protein is encoded by the coding sequence ATGCACGTGCCGGTGACCGTGACCGATGACTCATTATCTTCATTCTACAAGGGTTTATACGCTGTGGTGGATGATCCTTCACTGGATTCAGTAGTCTCGTGGAGCAAAGACAAGAAAAGTTTCGTCATATGGGATCCGATAGAGTTTCAGAGAAGGGTTCTGCCACAAAGAAGAATACTATCCTTAAACTTCTCCTTGTTTATGGCCGACCTTAAGTACTATGGATTTATAAGGGTTAAGGGATCTAAGCATCGTTATCACATTGGACATCCGAAATATTTTGTGAGAGGTAAACCTGCGCTTATGAAAAAGATGCAGGAAGAGAGAATACACAAATTTGAACAAGCCAGGGCTATGAGAAAGAAAGCCAAAGCTAGAGCCATGGAGTTAGCGGATTCCTTGGGTGGTTTAGCTCTTTGA
- the LOC108857318 gene encoding novel plant SNARE 13 encodes MASNIPMSPQLEQIHGEIRDHFRALANGFQRLDKMKDSTRQSKQLEELTDKMRDCKRLVKDFDRELKDEEASNPPEVNKQLNDEKQSMIKELNSYVALRKTYMSTLGNKKIELFDMGAGPSAEPTADENVQMASAMSNQELVDAGTKRMDETDQAIERSKQVVEQTIEVGTQTAANLKGQTDQMGRVVNHLDTIQFSLKKASQLVKEIGRQVATDKCIMMFLFLIVCGVIAIIVVKIVHPNNKDIRDIPGLAPPAQSRKLLYLRNTECMGR; translated from the exons ATGGCTTCAAATATCCCGATGAGCCCTCAATTGGAGCAGATCCATGGCGAAATCCGTGACCATTTCCGAGCCCTCGC GAATGGATTCCAGAGGTTGGATAAGATGAAGGATTCAACTAGACAAAGCAAGCAACTCGAGGAACTCACTGATAAGATGAGAGACTGTAAAAG GTTGGTAAAGGATTTTGACCGTGAACTCAAGGACGAGGAAGCTTCAAATCCTCCCGAAGTAAATAAGCAATTGAATGATGAGAAACAATCTATG ATTAAGGAACTCAATTCATATGTTGCTCTAAGAAAAAC GTATATGAGTACCCTTGGCAACAAGAAGATTGAACTTTTCGATATGGGAGCTGGACCCAGCGCCGAACCTACAGCTGACGAAAATGTTCAAATGGCTTCAG CTATGTCAAACCAGGAGCTTGTTGATGCTGGAACGAAAAGAATGGATGAGACTGATCAGGCCATTGAACGCTCAAAACAG GTTGTAGAACAAACAATTGAAGTTGGAACTCAAACTGCAGCTAATTTAAAGGGACAG ACGGATCAAATGGGACGCGTTGTGAACCACTTAGACACGATTCAGTTCTCTCTCAAGAAAGCCTCCCAGCTTGTGAAAGAGATAGGGAGACAG GTGGCTACTGATAAATGCATAATGATGTTCTTGTTTCTCATTGTATGCGGTGTGATAGCCATTATCGTAGTGAAG ATCGTACACCCGAACAACAAGGACATAAGGGACATCCCAGGATTAGCTCCTCCAGCGCAATCGAGGAAGCTACTGTACTTGAGGAATACGGAGTGTATGGGAAGATAG
- the LOC108858077 gene encoding uncharacterized protein LOC108858077 — MNPEPNQRQCAACQELEPPFILTVIKGNLLRRLCPDCLLKEHRNLFCPVCLDVYATVPPPQASITCLRCSSTTHLNCAPPPSPSSSSSSSSSSSDGHLFTCPPCFDPNFSFFPKSLATSSTQNEAALGMEKAKALVAAAEIAVALAKNVAEKLEEEAVRKSIEAKDAKEKAKEALVYLEDVKDIASGKTNPRKRKADDRR; from the coding sequence ATGAATCCAGAACCGAATCAACGCCAATGCGCAGCTTGCCAGGAGCTTGAGCCGCCGTTCATCCTCACCGTCATCAAAGGCAACCTCCTCCGCCGACTCTGCCCTGACTGCTTGCTCAAGGAGCATCGCAACCTCTTCTGCCCTGTTTGTCTCGACGTCTACGCCACCGTCCCTCCTCCACAAGCTAGCATCACCTGCCTCCGCTGTTCTTCCACCACTCACCTCAACTGCGCTCCTCCCCCGTcgccttcctcctcctcctcctcatcctcatcctcctccGACGGTCATCTCTTCACTTGCCCGCCATGTTTCGACCCTAACTTCTCCTTCTTCCCCAAGTCTCTCGCCACGAGCTCTACCCAAAACGAGGCGGCTCTCGGCATGGAAAAGGCCAAGGCTCTCGTCGCGGCGGCGGAGATCGCGGTGGCTTTGGCCAAGAACGTGGCGGAGAAGTTGGAGGAAGAAGCTGTTAGGAAGAGCATCGAAGCTAAAGACGCCAAGGAGAAAGCGAAAGAAGCATTGGTGTATCTTGAGGACGTCAAAGACATAGCTTCGGGGAAGACTAACCCTAGGAAGAGGAAGGCCGATGACCGCCGCTGA
- the LOC108857254 gene encoding 50S ribosomal protein L3-2, mitochondrial, whose protein sequence is MGAVPRCLLSRITQFLSIRSLTPSPSSQSLPHSSLFLARRFSSDAGSLDGNESDVIEAPTRIIEAKPGEMSRGSKRTGIIAVKCGMTALWDKWGARVPVSILWVDDNIVSQVKTVEKEGIFALQIGCGHKKPKHLTMPELGHFRAQGVPLKRKLREFPVTEDALLPVGTELGVRHFVPGQFVDVTGITRGKGFQGVMKRWKFKGGPASHGCSKAHRKGGSTGQRDDPGKVFKGRKMPGRMGAEQRTVKNVWVYKIDPARNLIWVRGQVPGAEGNFVFIKDAHYKKPDISKLPFPTYLAPEDEDPSELEPLVADLGEVDPFMLAE, encoded by the exons ATGGGCGCCGTACCAAGATGCCTCCTTTCTCGCATCACTCAATTTCTATCGATCCGATCTCTAACCCCTTCACCCTCCTCTCAATCTCTTCCCCATTCTAGCCTCTTCCTCGCCCGACGATTCAGCTCCGATGCTGGATCACTCGACGGCAACGAATCCGACGTAATCGAAGCTCCGACTCGGATCATCGAGGCGAAACCCGGAGAAATGTCCCGGGGATCCAAAAGGACAGGGATCATCGCCGTCAAGTGTGGGATGACAGCTCTCTGGGACAAATGGGGAGCTAGGGTTCCGGTGTCGATCCTCTGGGTCGATGACAACATCGTCTCTCAGGTCAAAACCGTTGAGAAAGAAGGCATCTTTGCACTGCAG ATTGGGTGTGGGCATAAGAAACCGAAGCATTTGACGATGCCTGAGTTGGGTCATTTCAGAGCTCAAGGTGTGCCGTTGAAGAGGAAGCTGAGAGAGTTTCCTGTGACGGAAGACGCTTTGCTTCCTGTTGGGACTGAGCTCGGTGTGCGTCATTTTGTTCCTGGGCAGTTTGTTGATGTCACTGGGATCACTCGTGGGAAAGGTTTTCAG GGAGTGATGAAAAGATGGAAGTTCAAAGGAGGGCCGGCATCACATGGTTGTTCAAAGGCACATCGGAAAGGTGGTTCCACAGGTCAAAGAGATGATCCAGGAAAG GTGTTCAAGGGAAGAAAGATGCCTGGGAGGATGGGTGCAGAGCAGAGGACTGTAAAGAACGTTTGGGTTTACAAGATTGATCCCGCCAGGAACCTCATCTGGGTTAGAGGACAA GTTCCTGGTGCGGAAGGAAACTTTGTGTTCATAAAAGATGCGCACTACAAGAAACCAGACATCTCAAAGCTTCCATTTCCAACCTACTTAGCCCCAGAAGACGAGGACCCATCAGAGTTAGAACCGTTGGTCGCAGATCTAGGAGAAGTCGACCCATTTATGCTAGCAGAGTGA
- the LOC108861193 gene encoding putative F-box protein At3g17500, whose protein sequence is MTKETLRLLDLPWDLVVEIISRVPATCLSRLRFTCKRWNALIKDEEFIKKHLDKTAKQHMVLMLRDFMFYSMHVNLHDMFVDPQTSLVNLKSFNNSERFGFRKIFHCDGLLLCHNGSRITLVVWNPCTGQIRRVQLSDYKCNTEFFLGYENNKSCRQTYKILRYSWVYRDNFHHPVVECGIYDFGSCSWRDLDDIPPKCNSITSKGVSLKGNAYWTVAKDKEEDVLLSFDFSTERFWALSIPFASIGIDCRLTALSVVREERLAVLYNMRFTGHPPKIEIWMTTDDKIDQTKVVSWSKFLSLELDENNPQKGLSSVTSFFIDEEKKAAVLCGLEYRNKRNMVTNVYIVGEDNLVMKIPVGEYRLQFLRPAIYNYVPSLARIQERGVMTRKRKRKNRH, encoded by the coding sequence ATGACAAAAGAGACATTAAGATTGCTCGACCTTCCATGGGATTTGGTAGTTGAGATCATCTCTAGGGTTCCGGCCACATGTTTGAGCCGGTTACGCTTTACTTGCAAGCGATGGAATGCTCTAATAAAAGATGAAGAATTCATCAAGAAGCACTTGGATAAAACAGCAAAGCAGCATATGGTTCTCATGTTGcgtgattttatgttttattctatgCATGTAAATCTCCACGACATGTTTGTTGATCCACAAACGTCGTTGGTTAACCTCAAATCTTTCAATAACTCGGAACGGTTCGGgtttcgtaaaatatttcaCTGCGACGGGTTATTGTTATGCCACAACGGCAGCAGAATAACACTCGTGGTCTGGAACCCTTGCACTGGACAAATCAGGCGGGTCCAACTCAGTGATTACAAGTGTAACACCGAGTTTTTTCTTGGATACGAAAATAACAAGTCTTGCCGCCAAACCTATAAAATCTTGAGGTACAGCTGGGTGTATCGTGACAATTTCCATCATCCCGTTGTTGAGTGTGGAATCTATGATTTTGGCTCTTGTTCGTGGAGGGATCTTGATGACATCCCTCCCAAATGCAACTCCATAACATCAAAGGGCGTATCTTTGAAGGGGAATGCTTACTGGACTGTTGCTaaagataaagaagaagatgtcttacttagttttgatttttcaacaGAGAGATTTTGGGCGCTTAGTATTCCTTTTGCGAGTATTGGTATTGATTGTCGTCTTACAGCCCTCTCAGTTGTTAGAGAAGAACGACTTGCAGTATTATATAACATGCGCTTTACCGGCCATCCACCAAAGATTGAGATATGGATGACGACAGATGATAAGATCGATCAGACCAAAGTTGTGTCGTGGAGCAAGTTCTTATCACTGGAACTAGATGAGAATAATCCTCAGAAAGGTCTTTCAAGTGTCACAAGTTTCTTTATTGACGAGGAGAAGAAAGCCGCCGTGTTATGCGGTCTGGAATATAGGAATAAGAGGAATATGGTCACGAATGTATACATTGTTGGAGAGGACAATCTGGTCATGAAAATACCCGTAGGAGAATACAGATTGCAGTTCTTGAGGCCTGCTATTTACAATTATGTTCCAAGCTTGGCTCGAATCCAAGAGCGTGGAGTAATGACACGAAAGCGAAAAAGAAAAAACCGGCATTAG